The proteins below come from a single Aegilops tauschii subsp. strangulata cultivar AL8/78 chromosome 6, Aet v6.0, whole genome shotgun sequence genomic window:
- the LOC109760757 gene encoding flavonoid O-methyltransferase-like protein Os11g0303600, producing MAGQAEKVFVPTDDELLQAQSDLWRHSLCYLTPMSLRCAVDLGVPTAIHRLGGAASPSELVAALSLPASKLPFLARLLRQLATAGVFSSTDAGTYRLNPLSYLLVDGVRIDGDASQTALVRAVASRYYMEAAMGLADWFRKDFDGAVPSPFEDVHGAALFEESMALLDPEMDQLIHDALAAHDHLGIGPVLRQCRELFDGLESLTDCGGGDGTTARSIVEAYPHITCTVLDLPKVMDKVLPAQEGAVKYVSGDLFHVVPPAQAVLLKLVLHFWSDEDCVKILAQCKKAVPPRDVGGKVIVIDIVLGSVSGPMLETQHLMDMVMLVVTRGRQRDEKDWSEIFIKAGFSGYKIVKKLGARAVIEVYP from the exons ATGGCAGGCCAGGCCGAGAAGGTGTTCGTCCCCACCGACGACGAGCTGCTCCAGGCGCAGTCCGACCTGTGGCGCCACAGCCTCTGCTACCTCACGCCCATGTCGCTCCGCTGCGCCGTCGACCTCGGCGTCCCCACGGCCATCCACCGCCTCGGCGGCGCCGCGTCCCCGTCCGAACTCGTCGCCGCCCTGTCCCTGCCCGCGTCCAAGCTGCCGTTCCTCGCCCGCCTGCTCCGCCAGCTCGCCACGGCCGGCGTCTTCAGCTCCACCGACGCCGGAACGTACCGCCTCAACCCGCTCTCCTACCTCCTGGTGGACGGCGTCCGCATCGACGGCGACGCCAGCCAGACGGCCCTCGTGCGCGCCGTGGCCTCGCGCTACTACATGGAGGCGGCCATGGGGCTGGCGGACTGGTTCAGGAAGGACTTCGATGGAGCCGTCCCCTCGCCGTTCGAGGACGTGCATGGCGCGGCCCTCTTCGAGGAGAGCATGGCGCTCCTGGACCCGGAGATGGACCAGCTGATCCACGACGCCCTGGCTGCTCATGACCACTTGGGGATCGGCCCCGTGCTCCGGCAGTGCCGTGAGCTGTTCGATGGGCTTGAGTCTCTCACTGACTGCGGCGGTGGCGATGGGACTACCGCGAGGTCCATCGTCGAGGCCTACCCTCACATCACGTGCACTGTGCTGGACCTTCCAAAGGTCATGGACAAAGTTCTTCCCGCTCAAGAAGGAGCAGTTAAGTATGTTTCCGGTGACCTGTTCCACGTTGTCCCACCTGCTCAAGCCGTGTTGCTCAAG CTTGTACTGCACTTCTGGAGCGACGAGGATTGCGTCAAGATCCTGGCACAATGCAAGAAGGCCGTTCCTCCCCGAGATGTAGGAGGAAAAGTCATCGTCATAGACATTGTGCTTGGATCGGTTTCAGGGCCAATGTTGGAAACCCAGCACCTCATGGATATGGTCATGCTAGTGGTGACAAGAGGCCGACAGCGGGACGAGAAGGACTGGAGCGAGATCTTCATCAAGGCAGGGTTCAGTGGCTATAAGATTGTCAAGAAGCTAGGAGCACGAGCTGTCATTGAGGTCTATCCATAA